In one Umezawaea sp. Da 62-37 genomic region, the following are encoded:
- a CDS encoding helix-turn-helix transcriptional regulator yields MKSDALRGHLDALLLATLDGGQLHGYAIIEALQNRSGGALDLPTGTVYPALRRLERAGHVASEWSTVGGRQRRTYRLTAAGKRVLSDERTAWREFTVAIEGVLGGGPWPKQA; encoded by the coding sequence ATGAAGTCCGACGCGCTGCGCGGCCATCTGGACGCCCTGCTGCTGGCCACCCTGGACGGGGGTCAGCTGCACGGCTACGCGATCATCGAGGCACTCCAGAACCGCAGCGGCGGCGCGCTCGACCTGCCGACCGGCACCGTCTACCCGGCGCTGCGCAGACTGGAGCGCGCCGGGCACGTGGCGAGCGAGTGGAGCACCGTGGGCGGGCGGCAGCGCCGCACCTACCGGCTCACCGCCGCGGGCAAGCGGGTGCTGTCGGACGAGCGGACCGCGTGGCGCGAGTTCACCGTGGCCATCGAAGGCGTACTCGGAGGTGGCCCGTGGCCGAAGCAGGCGTGA